Proteins co-encoded in one Saprospira grandis genomic window:
- a CDS encoding porin family protein, with the protein MALFFLGPSLSAQRGTFNYYAFSKKTYYFGITLGYNSSRYQIQRSETLIQNDSIRLIQSSNGPGFNLGIVTNIKFGENMDLRFNLPTLSFAERRLEYTLPTQEVISRNIESVFLDFPIQFRYKSKPYQDVRAFFIVGAKYSLDLASNSRARKAEDLVRIQSSDILVEYGVGLQFFFPYFILSPEIKFSHGINNIHSRNDQLIYSRTIDKLFAQGITISVHFEG; encoded by the coding sequence ATGGCCCTCTTCTTTTTGGGGCCTAGCTTGTCTGCCCAAAGAGGAACTTTTAACTATTACGCTTTTTCCAAAAAGACCTATTACTTTGGAATTACCCTGGGCTACAATAGCTCGCGCTACCAAATTCAACGCTCCGAAACGCTGATCCAAAACGATAGCATTCGCCTGATTCAATCTTCTAATGGCCCCGGTTTCAACCTCGGAATCGTGACCAATATTAAGTTTGGCGAAAATATGGACCTGCGCTTCAATTTGCCCACCCTCTCTTTTGCCGAGCGCCGCCTAGAGTACACCCTGCCCACGCAAGAGGTCATTAGCCGAAATATCGAATCGGTTTTCCTCGATTTCCCCATTCAGTTTCGCTACAAATCGAAACCCTACCAAGATGTCCGCGCTTTCTTTATTGTGGGGGCCAAGTATAGCCTCGACCTCGCCTCCAATTCTAGAGCCCGCAAAGCCGAGGATTTGGTCCGCATCCAAAGTAGCGACATCCTTGTGGAGTATGGCGTAGGCCTGCAGTTTTTCTTTCCCTACTTCATCCTCTCGCCCGAAATCAAGTTTTCGCATGGCATCAATAATATTCATAGCCGAAACGATCAGTTGATTTACTCTCGAACTATCGATAAGCTGTTTGCCCAAGGAATTACCATCTCGGTCCATTTTGAAGGCTAA
- the ubiE gene encoding bifunctional demethylmenaquinone methyltransferase/2-methoxy-6-polyprenyl-1,4-benzoquinol methylase UbiE, translating into MSVQKIKSEEVKPYEVEAEKKAQVSKMFNNISKTYDFLNHFLSLNIDKSWRRKAIAELQDIQPKRILDVATGTADLALEAYKQLSPEEIIGVDISVGMLEVGRKKITKKGLDKIIVLEEGDSEHLPFEDNSFDAVIVAFGVRNFANVEAGLKEMVRVLRPGGKCVVLEFSKPKVFPIKQVYNFYFSSILPGIGRLTSKDQKAYAYLYESVQAFPEGKDFENLLLKLGLTDTKCQPLTTGICSLYSACKPA; encoded by the coding sequence ATGAGTGTTCAAAAGATAAAATCGGAAGAGGTTAAGCCCTATGAAGTAGAAGCCGAAAAAAAGGCCCAGGTTTCTAAAATGTTTAACAACATTTCTAAGACCTACGACTTCCTCAATCACTTCCTTTCACTCAATATAGATAAGAGCTGGCGCCGCAAAGCCATTGCCGAACTCCAAGATATTCAGCCTAAACGCATTTTAGATGTGGCTACAGGAACCGCCGACCTCGCCCTAGAGGCCTACAAACAACTTTCGCCCGAAGAAATTATTGGCGTAGATATTTCTGTAGGTATGCTCGAAGTAGGCCGCAAAAAAATTACTAAAAAAGGCCTCGATAAAATTATTGTCCTCGAAGAAGGCGATTCTGAACATCTGCCCTTTGAAGACAATAGTTTTGACGCCGTCATCGTTGCTTTTGGAGTACGCAACTTCGCCAATGTAGAAGCCGGCCTCAAAGAAATGGTACGAGTATTGCGCCCCGGCGGAAAATGCGTGGTCCTCGAATTCTCCAAACCTAAAGTCTTTCCTATTAAGCAAGTTTACAACTTTTACTTCAGTAGCATTCTGCCCGGTATTGGCCGCCTGACCTCCAAGGATCAGAAAGCCTATGCCTACCTCTATGAGTCAGTGCAGGCTTTTCCCGAAGGAAAAGACTTTGAAAACTTATTGCTTAAACTTGGACTAACTGATACGAAATGCCAGCCACTCACCACCGGAATTTGTTCGCTCTACTCGGCTTGCAAACCTGCATAA
- the yihA gene encoding ribosome biogenesis GTP-binding protein YihA/YsxC produces the protein MIIKTAEYLISVPKVEMAPHSDRPEYAFIGRSNVGKSSLINMLTGHSKLALTSGRPGKTRMINYFNINKEWYLVDLPGYGYAQTGKQRRQTWRKMIEEYFLLRISMQCAFLLIDSGVPPQDIDIEFANWLGENQIPFVIVFTKTDKKKARQGDNYIRAFKQKLGEYWEQLPPCYLSSAETKRGREELLEFIESVNANFEPLH, from the coding sequence ATGATTATAAAAACTGCAGAATACCTCATTAGTGTGCCCAAAGTAGAGATGGCACCGCATTCCGATCGCCCCGAATACGCCTTTATTGGCCGTTCTAATGTGGGGAAATCTTCACTCATCAATATGCTCACGGGCCATAGTAAGTTGGCCCTAACCTCTGGCCGGCCCGGAAAAACCCGAATGATCAACTACTTTAATATCAATAAGGAGTGGTATCTGGTCGATTTACCCGGCTATGGCTATGCCCAAACGGGCAAGCAGAGGCGGCAAACTTGGCGCAAAATGATTGAGGAGTATTTCTTGCTTCGGATTTCTATGCAGTGCGCTTTTTTGCTCATTGATAGTGGGGTACCTCCTCAGGATATTGATATTGAGTTTGCCAATTGGTTGGGCGAAAACCAAATCCCTTTTGTTATCGTCTTTACCAAAACCGATAAGAAAAAAGCCCGACAAGGCGATAATTATATTCGGGCCTTTAAGCAAAAACTAGGCGAATACTGGGAGCAACTGCCGCCCTGCTACCTCAGCTCTGCCGAGACCAAAAGAGGCCGAGAGGAATTGCTAGAGTTTATCGAATCGGTCAATGCCAATTTTGAACCTCTGCATTAA
- a CDS encoding MATE family efflux transporter, whose amino-acid sequence MITYKRIFQISMPIMVGSAVQNLITLTDTIFLGRVGKVELGAIGLVGVFYLLITSIGYSFTKAGQIMIARRIGADQEKEIGPQVHAMGIFAFLLALLMFFLLAFGSRTFFGWFVTDPDIYEACIAYLDYRCYGVFFSYLGVAFVAMYTGLARTTVIIYNAVVMGIANTILNYGLIFGHFGLPEMGISGAALASTLAEVLAFGVFIIYVLLDKKCHDYQLFKWPELNIELIKAQLRLSGPIVLQSIASVGSWFVFFALIEQLGQKELAVSNIIRAAYMIYMIPAWGFSSGINTIVSQLIGQEQSRSVMTAIYKTAILCFVVTMLVTSSVVIAPDYILRIGTDDPVLIREASKLVWVLVTLITLYSFSTIYFNGLVGTGATKQSLLIQVSSVLLYMLYAYIVVGVFRASLEWAWMTETVYWIACLAASAWYLRSKKWVKIKI is encoded by the coding sequence ATGATCACTTACAAGAGAATTTTTCAAATTTCTATGCCCATTATGGTGGGCTCCGCAGTACAAAACCTAATTACCCTCACCGATACCATTTTTTTGGGTCGGGTGGGCAAGGTAGAGCTGGGCGCCATTGGCCTAGTGGGCGTCTTCTATTTGCTCATTACTTCTATTGGCTATAGTTTTACCAAGGCCGGCCAAATCATGATCGCCCGAAGAATCGGGGCCGATCAGGAAAAAGAAATTGGTCCACAAGTGCACGCTATGGGCATTTTTGCCTTCTTGCTGGCCCTGCTTATGTTTTTCCTCTTGGCCTTTGGTAGCCGAACCTTCTTTGGCTGGTTTGTTACCGATCCCGATATTTATGAGGCCTGTATTGCCTATCTCGATTATCGATGTTATGGGGTCTTTTTCTCCTACCTAGGGGTCGCTTTTGTGGCCATGTACACCGGCCTGGCTCGCACCACCGTCATTATTTATAATGCCGTTGTAATGGGGATCGCCAATACTATTCTCAATTATGGGCTCATTTTTGGCCATTTTGGCCTGCCCGAAATGGGAATTTCTGGGGCCGCCCTAGCCTCTACCCTAGCCGAGGTTTTGGCCTTTGGCGTTTTTATCATTTATGTGCTACTTGATAAAAAATGCCATGATTATCAACTCTTTAAATGGCCCGAACTCAATATTGAGCTCATTAAGGCCCAACTCCGCCTTTCTGGCCCCATCGTCCTGCAATCTATTGCTAGTGTGGGCAGTTGGTTTGTCTTTTTTGCCCTAATCGAACAGCTCGGCCAAAAAGAATTAGCAGTTTCCAATATCATCCGAGCCGCCTACATGATTTATATGATTCCCGCCTGGGGCTTCTCCTCTGGCATCAATACGATCGTTAGCCAACTCATTGGCCAAGAACAAAGCCGCTCCGTCATGACGGCCATCTACAAAACGGCCATCCTCTGTTTTGTCGTGACCATGCTGGTCACTAGCTCGGTGGTCATCGCCCCCGACTATATTCTGCGCATCGGCACCGACGACCCCGTCCTCATCCGAGAAGCCAGCAAATTAGTCTGGGTTTTGGTTACTCTAATCACACTTTATAGCTTCAGCACAATCTATTTTAACGGCTTAGTAGGCACCGGCGCCACCAAACAATCCCTGCTCATCCAAGTTTCTTCCGTCCTCCTCTATATGCTCTATGCCTATATCGTGGTGGGCGTTTTCCGCGCTAGCCTAGAATGGGCCTGGATGACCGAAACCGTTTACTGGATCGCCTGTTTGGCCGCCTCTGCTTGGTATCTCCGTAGCAAAAAATGGGTAAAAATTAAGATTTAG
- the rsmI gene encoding 16S rRNA (cytidine(1402)-2'-O)-methyltransferase has protein sequence MLYLVPTPIGNLEDMTYRSVRILKEVDYILAEDTRSSRPLLQHYAIDQPLYAHHAHNEQESSLQVVTDLKAGKSVALISDAGTPGISDPGFYLLRACVAEGLAVSCLPGASAVIPALVGAGLACDRFHFEGFLPHKKGRQSRLDYLADLPNTFALYESPHRLEKCLQQLAKVCGEERQAVVCRELSKKFESFHRGNLSELQAFFKAHPDKVRGEIVIVVEGQTEKKKKKDKYAKFKKAPKRPELD, from the coding sequence ATGCTCTATTTGGTCCCTACGCCTATTGGCAATTTAGAAGATATGACCTACCGCTCGGTCCGCATCTTAAAAGAAGTCGATTATATTTTGGCCGAAGATACCCGCAGTTCTCGGCCACTTTTACAGCATTATGCTATAGATCAACCCCTTTATGCGCATCATGCGCACAATGAGCAAGAAAGTAGCTTGCAGGTGGTCACGGACCTCAAGGCGGGCAAAAGCGTGGCCCTTATTTCTGATGCAGGCACCCCCGGCATTTCAGATCCTGGTTTTTATTTGTTGCGGGCCTGTGTAGCCGAGGGCTTAGCCGTTAGTTGTTTGCCTGGTGCCTCGGCGGTTATTCCGGCCTTGGTTGGCGCTGGCCTAGCCTGCGACCGCTTTCATTTTGAGGGCTTTTTGCCCCATAAAAAAGGGCGGCAAAGCCGCTTAGATTATCTAGCCGATTTGCCGAATACTTTTGCGCTTTATGAATCGCCTCATCGTTTAGAAAAATGTTTGCAGCAATTGGCCAAGGTTTGTGGCGAAGAACGGCAGGCCGTAGTTTGCCGAGAGCTCTCTAAAAAGTTTGAGAGTTTTCATCGGGGAAATTTAAGCGAGCTACAAGCCTTTTTTAAGGCCCATCCGGATAAGGTCCGAGGCGAAATTGTCATTGTGGTAGAGGGACAAACTGAAAAGAAAAAGAAGAAAGACAAATACGCCAAGTTCAAAAAAGCGCCCAAACGGCCAGAACTCGACTAA
- a CDS encoding 3'-5' exonuclease: MLPKSILEHTLVLDIETVSGAASYAELSPTMQKLWALKAEALQRRLAEEEKMTAEDYYPEKAGIYAEFGKIVCITVGVFTKNEEGQYKLRLKSFYGDDEKALLQDFSAMLSKYFQRRGQQYVCGHNIKEFDMPYICRRMIVQGLPLPAPLQIYGKKPWELHHFLDTMTLWKFGDYKAYTSLKLLCGLFGIPTPKDDIDGSQVGRSYWEDGDLDRIEVYCKKDVFATAQVLLRFMLEDPLALIFESADA; this comes from the coding sequence ATGTTACCTAAAAGTATATTAGAGCATACCTTAGTGCTTGATATTGAAACAGTTTCTGGCGCAGCTAGCTATGCCGAGCTTTCGCCAACTATGCAAAAGCTCTGGGCGCTCAAAGCAGAGGCTTTACAGCGTCGTTTGGCCGAAGAAGAAAAAATGACTGCCGAGGATTATTATCCAGAAAAAGCAGGTATTTATGCAGAATTTGGCAAAATTGTCTGCATTACGGTGGGCGTATTTACTAAAAATGAGGAGGGGCAATATAAGCTTCGGCTCAAATCCTTTTATGGAGATGATGAAAAGGCCCTATTGCAAGATTTTTCGGCTATGCTGAGCAAGTATTTTCAGCGCAGAGGGCAGCAATATGTTTGTGGCCATAATATTAAGGAATTTGATATGCCTTATATCTGTCGCCGCATGATTGTGCAGGGCTTGCCCTTGCCTGCGCCCCTTCAAATTTATGGCAAAAAGCCTTGGGAGCTGCATCACTTTTTGGATACCATGACGCTCTGGAAATTTGGCGATTATAAGGCCTATACTTCCCTCAAGTTGCTTTGCGGCCTTTTTGGTATTCCCACCCCCAAAGATGATATTGATGGCAGCCAAGTGGGCCGAAGTTATTGGGAGGATGGCGATTTGGACCGAATTGAGGTCTATTGCAAAAAAGATGTTTTTGCTACCGCTCAGGTCTTATTGCGCTTTATGCTAGAAGATCCCTTGGCCCTCATTTTTGAGAGCGCAGATGCTTAG
- a CDS encoding TPM domain-containing protein, whose translation MQKTLQYLIFCLLLCYNSSLYGQYPAPPQPAEYAVDYANLLTADEEQQLEVFLKAAYSRNREKIQLVVVTVPDLAGQNIKEYANGLARSWGIGDAERNDGFLFLIAKEERQARLEVGYGLEEKYPDLLCQQILDQTILPAFKDGDYFKGVWEGSQSILVKGGFKLPPNGYPNKGWNRSLTIMAILFFSVIFLVVILGIYQALKRPEPAPKPPKKVSQEPLKQGIQRKRKHKHPHKKPKKKKNNTTKPKANSYPKQAQKKQRPIYSDYSDYSDYSDYSDYSDSSFGGGDFGGGGADGFW comes from the coding sequence ATGCAAAAAACCTTACAATATCTAATATTTTGTTTACTATTATGTTATAATTCATCCCTCTATGGGCAATATCCAGCACCGCCGCAGCCTGCTGAGTATGCGGTAGATTATGCCAATTTATTGACAGCGGATGAAGAGCAGCAACTGGAAGTTTTTTTGAAGGCGGCTTATTCGAGGAATCGGGAAAAGATCCAGTTGGTGGTGGTTACGGTCCCCGATTTGGCGGGCCAAAACATCAAGGAATATGCAAATGGGCTGGCGAGAAGCTGGGGCATTGGCGATGCAGAGCGAAATGATGGCTTTTTATTCCTGATTGCAAAGGAGGAGCGGCAGGCGCGTTTGGAAGTGGGTTATGGTTTGGAGGAAAAGTACCCTGATTTGCTTTGCCAGCAGATTTTAGATCAGACGATTTTGCCCGCCTTCAAGGATGGCGATTATTTTAAGGGCGTTTGGGAAGGCAGCCAAAGTATTTTGGTTAAAGGCGGCTTTAAATTACCCCCTAATGGCTATCCAAATAAGGGTTGGAATCGGTCCTTAACGATTATGGCTATTCTCTTTTTTTCGGTAATTTTTCTAGTTGTTATTTTGGGTATTTATCAGGCCTTAAAGCGGCCTGAACCCGCTCCCAAACCGCCTAAAAAAGTTTCTCAAGAGCCTCTTAAACAGGGAATACAGCGAAAAAGAAAGCACAAACATCCGCATAAAAAACCCAAGAAGAAAAAGAACAATACAACAAAGCCCAAGGCAAACAGCTACCCCAAACAAGCGCAAAAAAAGCAGCGGCCTATCTATTCTGATTATTCGGATTATTCTGACTACTCGGACTACTCTGATTATTCGGACAGTAGTTTTGGTGGTGGCGATTTTGGTGGTGGCGGGGCCGATGGCTTTTGGTAA
- a CDS encoding TPM domain-containing protein → MKNILLFCTLFFALHLGAQVPNQRPDAQQYVYDYADLLAQKERNALQHYLERVAAAQEVDPLIVLVKHLGSSTVEAYAYTLATNWGLGKEKANALLILVSRAEHQLRIEVGSNLAEPLSYEVCKKVIADKLSPAFKKEEYYFGLLESMQELLKKGGFQAPDPEKIGLSTRKSREANLIWRILFYLLLIVAALFAFFTLYGWGAGKASAVNHHDYSRKGKQDNYRYRRRRRWYKDHSDYSDYSDSDRFDYSDYSDSDSSSDNSFSGGGASGSW, encoded by the coding sequence ATGAAAAACATACTCCTTTTTTGTACTCTCTTTTTTGCCCTTCATTTGGGGGCGCAAGTTCCTAATCAGCGGCCCGATGCGCAGCAATACGTTTATGATTATGCTGATTTATTGGCCCAAAAGGAGCGCAATGCCCTGCAGCATTATTTGGAGCGGGTTGCGGCTGCACAGGAAGTAGATCCTTTGATTGTGCTGGTCAAGCATTTGGGGAGTTCTACCGTTGAAGCCTACGCCTATACTTTGGCCACAAATTGGGGTTTGGGCAAAGAAAAGGCCAATGCCCTACTTATTTTAGTGAGTCGGGCCGAGCATCAATTGCGGATTGAGGTGGGGTCAAATTTAGCTGAGCCCTTGTCTTATGAAGTTTGCAAAAAAGTGATTGCGGACAAATTGAGCCCTGCCTTTAAGAAAGAAGAATACTACTTTGGTCTGCTAGAAAGTATGCAAGAGCTGCTAAAAAAAGGCGGTTTTCAGGCGCCCGATCCAGAAAAAATAGGCCTATCGACCAGAAAATCGAGAGAGGCAAATCTGATTTGGCGAATACTTTTTTATCTTTTGCTCATTGTTGCAGCTCTCTTTGCCTTTTTTACCTTATACGGCTGGGGCGCAGGCAAAGCCTCTGCAGTTAATCATCATGATTATAGCCGCAAAGGCAAGCAGGATAACTACCGATATAGAAGGCGAAGAAGATGGTATAAGGACCATAGCGATTACTCGGACTATTCGGATAGCGATCGTTTTGATTATTCCGATTATTCGGATAGTGATTCTTCCTCTGATAACTCCTTTTCTGGTGGCGGCGCCTCTGGCAGCTGGTAA
- a CDS encoding TPM domain-containing protein, with translation MKNFSLLFFFLLLALSPALAQYPAAPDPVRYVTDLGSFLNEEEELLLERYLLEVYKQNEAQLQIIVVTVPNLQGQSIKEYANGLARSWGIGQKGKDNGLLILATKTERKTRIEVGYGLEGSFPDIFCQKVVDEQLVANFKKRKFFDGFASAADALLEKGLYKRPNMQAILAAEQQIQEQENVKRGDDNPGPNTYDYTPSPPSRPKKNSSGDRAGATFILIAFFIFIIFLIIKHGFTTTNSSRDYSRKGRNRYRSKSSSYKDYSDYSDSSSSTTVVSSYSDYSDYSDYSDYSDYSDYSDYSDYSDSSFGGGDFGGGGADGDW, from the coding sequence ATGAAAAACTTTTCTCTTCTCTTTTTCTTTTTGCTGCTGGCTCTCTCGCCAGCCTTGGCCCAATATCCCGCAGCCCCCGATCCTGTTCGATATGTGACGGATCTAGGCAGTTTTTTAAATGAAGAGGAAGAGCTGCTGCTCGAACGCTACCTCCTAGAGGTCTACAAACAAAATGAAGCGCAACTCCAAATTATTGTCGTTACGGTCCCCAACCTCCAAGGCCAAAGTATTAAGGAATACGCCAACGGCCTGGCCCGAAGCTGGGGCATTGGCCAAAAGGGCAAAGACAATGGCCTGCTCATTCTGGCCACTAAAACCGAAAGAAAAACCCGCATCGAAGTAGGCTACGGCTTGGAGGGCAGCTTTCCAGATATCTTCTGCCAAAAGGTGGTCGATGAACAACTAGTCGCCAATTTCAAAAAAAGAAAGTTCTTTGATGGCTTTGCCTCCGCTGCCGATGCCCTGCTCGAAAAAGGCCTGTACAAGAGGCCTAATATGCAAGCTATCCTAGCTGCAGAGCAACAAATCCAAGAGCAAGAAAATGTAAAAAGAGGCGATGATAATCCCGGCCCAAACACCTATGACTATACGCCCAGCCCGCCCTCTAGACCGAAAAAAAACTCTTCTGGAGATAGAGCGGGTGCCACGTTTATCCTTATTGCCTTCTTTATCTTTATCATTTTTTTGATCATCAAACACGGATTCACTACAACCAATAGCAGCCGAGATTATAGCCGAAAAGGCCGAAACCGATACCGCAGCAAAAGCAGTAGCTATAAAGACTATTCCGATTACTCCGACAGTAGCAGTAGTACCACAGTCGTAAGCAGCTATTCTGACTACTCAGATTATAGCGATTATTCCGATTATAGCGACTACTCTGACTATTCCGATTACTCTGATTATTCCGATAGTAGCTTCGGCGGTGGCGACTTTGGCGGCGGTGGTGCCGATGGAGATTGGTAA
- a CDS encoding Card1-like endonuclease domain-containing protein, whose translation MNTVVLLLSKQALPNLSFVKLLKAQNSPIQRYILIGSDFTEKNKFHLHLIEALGLKEGEYELWKIDAESYVQAKKDLAQQLAQAQHQAAQKFWLHLTGGTKMMAMAAQDSFKKHSKTTKSVQLGSYYMPFGGKVLHKIYPQAKSKKIAQLDFTLKEYFGAYGYKIKPQAPKLSPTQVEEIWTQLQTDNFDKSQAIKMAKLPKSGDFWEEIIYNFVKQKYQLEEQQIACGLEFKPLDGKKRGNEDGNELDIVFLKNDQLYIIECKALNGEGEEQKKFPGKTMVYPAIYKAAALSQNLGLNANNFLAVACPISPTASSKKRINVLDKEQNVQTFFAQELAETMDIDSILKIK comes from the coding sequence ATGAATACTGTAGTCTTACTTTTATCTAAACAGGCTTTGCCTAATCTTTCTTTTGTCAAATTACTCAAGGCCCAAAATAGCCCCATCCAACGCTATATCTTAATTGGGAGCGATTTTACAGAAAAAAACAAGTTTCACCTCCACCTCATTGAGGCCCTAGGCCTAAAAGAAGGAGAATACGAACTCTGGAAAATAGATGCTGAGTCTTATGTTCAGGCCAAAAAAGACCTGGCTCAACAACTGGCCCAAGCACAACATCAAGCCGCACAAAAGTTTTGGCTCCACCTTACCGGCGGTACCAAAATGATGGCCATGGCCGCCCAAGACAGCTTTAAGAAGCATAGCAAAACAACTAAATCAGTACAATTAGGAAGCTATTATATGCCTTTTGGCGGAAAAGTGCTGCATAAAATTTACCCTCAGGCAAAAAGCAAGAAAATTGCCCAGCTCGATTTTACACTTAAAGAGTATTTTGGCGCTTATGGCTACAAAATTAAACCTCAGGCCCCAAAACTTAGCCCCACTCAAGTAGAAGAAATCTGGACCCAACTACAAACAGACAACTTTGATAAAAGCCAAGCGATAAAAATGGCTAAGCTTCCAAAATCAGGCGACTTTTGGGAAGAGATTATCTATAATTTTGTCAAACAAAAGTACCAACTCGAAGAACAGCAAATTGCCTGTGGACTTGAGTTTAAACCTCTCGATGGGAAAAAAAGAGGCAATGAAGATGGCAACGAACTAGATATTGTCTTTCTTAAAAATGATCAGCTCTATATTATTGAGTGTAAAGCACTCAATGGCGAAGGAGAGGAACAAAAAAAATTCCCTGGCAAAACAATGGTCTACCCCGCTATTTATAAGGCCGCAGCCCTTAGCCAAAACCTTGGACTCAATGCCAATAATTTTCTTGCTGTAGCTTGTCCTATTAGTCCTACTGCTAGTTCTAAAAAACGCATTAACGTTCTGGACAAAGAACAAAATGTACAAACCTTCTTTGCTCAAGAACTAGCCGAAACTATGGATATAGATAGCATTCTAAAAATTAAATAA
- a CDS encoding CRISPR-associated protein, with the protein MFLNLSNHPSSRWSGKQLTTAQSYGDLQDLPFPNIPPAASSEEVEQMAENYKNKVLQLAPKIVHLMGEMTFTACLARKLQAEGLQCVASTTERIVLEEEDGSKTVKFNFVQFRTYPNLLE; encoded by the coding sequence ATGTTCCTCAATTTATCTAATCACCCAAGCAGCCGCTGGAGCGGCAAACAACTGACAACGGCCCAATCTTACGGAGATCTACAAGATCTCCCTTTCCCAAATATTCCTCCTGCTGCTAGCAGTGAGGAAGTGGAGCAGATGGCCGAAAACTATAAGAACAAAGTGCTGCAGCTCGCCCCAAAGATTGTCCATCTTATGGGCGAGATGACCTTTACGGCCTGCCTAGCCCGCAAGCTGCAAGCCGAAGGCTTGCAGTGTGTGGCCAGCACCACAGAACGCATTGTGTTAGAGGAAGAGGATGGAAGTAAGACCGTAAAGTTTAACTTTGTTCAATTTAGAACCTATCCGAATCTACTGGAGTAA
- a CDS encoding 4'-phosphopantetheinyl transferase family protein — MPIILERKSGVSQLWVWEQTEPLDQLKAALPQSLLARTPQQAQAALAYCSSRLLLQEVFGRPALLSLTKDAQGRPFINDKAISISHCKGFSALTMAGPRPGLDVEGPRGAQLARIAHKFILPDKLQALQERPKEEYLEALANIWSAKEALFKAMGGGGIDFREHLSIDYPPEMLQLPGRFSARYHGPKGQVEFALEALPLPQQHRLIWCI; from the coding sequence ATGCCTATTATCTTAGAGCGAAAATCGGGAGTTTCCCAACTTTGGGTTTGGGAGCAAACAGAGCCTTTGGACCAACTAAAAGCCGCTTTGCCCCAAAGCCTATTGGCCCGAACTCCCCAACAAGCGCAAGCCGCCCTAGCCTACTGTAGCAGCCGATTGCTGTTGCAGGAGGTGTTTGGACGGCCTGCGCTTTTGTCATTGACAAAAGATGCCCAAGGCCGCCCTTTCATAAATGATAAAGCTATTTCAATTAGTCATTGTAAGGGCTTTTCGGCCCTGACGATGGCTGGCCCAAGGCCCGGCCTAGATGTAGAAGGTCCAAGAGGGGCCCAACTGGCCCGCATTGCCCATAAATTTATTCTGCCCGATAAATTACAGGCCCTGCAAGAACGGCCCAAAGAAGAATATCTAGAAGCCCTGGCCAATATCTGGTCGGCCAAAGAGGCTTTGTTTAAAGCCATGGGCGGAGGCGGCATCGATTTTAGGGAACATCTCTCTATTGATTATCCCCCAGAAATGCTCCAACTGCCGGGCCGCTTTAGCGCCCGTTATCATGGTCCAAAAGGCCAAGTAGAATTTGCCCTAGAAGCCCTGCCCCTCCCCCAACAACATCGCCTGATTTGGTGCATCTAG